One Sanguibacter sp. HDW7 DNA window includes the following coding sequences:
- a CDS encoding metallophosphoesterase codes for MPAEAHPHGRPGRALPPAWARRLVVVLAVVLLSCVVGVVTARADRALGPHEATYEVTADGIVTLDLGPLGTIEVDSPAPLGIGVRATVKEIPADLRAVVGRTTLDALDDDLAAYLQFFSGPQDTVRHVAEALVADAARRALACAALSVAVLLGLGLLLGRPRRTDLLERFAPHTVTLAGAVVLVLVAATFSNGSAARARLDALPASTVFAGTSLEGARITGRLSGVIEEYGGQLLDMYDDNESYYENVVGELDTAWLARLEADERESALMLRVSAPVADDATLPADGTPPGSTPDAGATADGPDPTPAGTTTATEPDGVATTDADADADVVTFLQVSDLHCNIGMAPVIRRAAQLAGASAILDTGDTTINGTAVERVCVEAFVDAAPSGTEYVVATGNHDSAQTADQAHDAGATVLRGDVVRVAGVRILGDKDARETRIGVGTVQVGEEDPGAQAERLARDACAERPDLLMIHTPYVGAPALATGCTPLQISGHRHTRTGPVRSGLGVLYVSGTTAGAAEGRLTIGPLGGVAQMTLWRFDRTSRTWLDSRLISITPSGAVEVGAAIRVPRPLPAGSPVVDDPFGAATSTPGLPTPELPTPDGPFDGDVLPTGTPSLDPSVDPTAEPSTDSSTDPTLGSTPGATPTPSAEPTEELP; via the coding sequence ATGCCCGCTGAGGCGCACCCGCACGGCCGTCCGGGCCGCGCGCTGCCGCCCGCCTGGGCACGTCGGCTCGTCGTGGTGCTCGCGGTCGTGCTCCTGTCGTGCGTCGTCGGCGTCGTCACCGCCCGGGCGGACCGTGCGCTCGGGCCGCACGAGGCCACCTACGAGGTGACCGCGGACGGCATCGTCACGCTCGACCTCGGGCCGCTCGGCACGATCGAGGTCGACTCGCCCGCGCCCCTCGGGATCGGTGTGCGTGCGACGGTCAAGGAGATCCCCGCGGACCTCCGTGCCGTCGTGGGCCGCACGACGCTCGACGCGCTCGACGACGACCTCGCCGCGTACCTCCAGTTCTTCTCGGGTCCGCAGGACACCGTCCGGCACGTCGCCGAGGCCCTCGTCGCGGACGCGGCGCGCCGGGCCCTCGCGTGCGCCGCGCTGTCGGTCGCGGTCCTCCTCGGTCTCGGCCTGCTGCTCGGGCGTCCGCGACGCACCGACCTGCTCGAGCGGTTCGCCCCGCACACCGTGACGCTCGCGGGCGCCGTCGTCCTCGTGCTCGTCGCTGCGACCTTCTCCAACGGCTCCGCAGCCCGCGCGCGCCTCGACGCGCTGCCCGCGAGCACCGTCTTCGCGGGGACCTCGCTCGAGGGCGCTCGGATCACAGGGCGCCTCTCGGGCGTCATCGAGGAGTACGGCGGCCAGCTCCTCGACATGTACGACGACAACGAGTCGTACTACGAGAACGTCGTCGGCGAGCTCGACACGGCCTGGCTCGCCCGGCTCGAGGCGGACGAGCGAGAGTCCGCCCTCATGCTGCGCGTGTCCGCGCCGGTCGCGGACGACGCGACGCTCCCCGCCGACGGCACGCCCCCGGGCTCGACACCGGACGCCGGTGCGACGGCCGACGGCCCCGACCCCACCCCGGCCGGCACGACGACGGCGACGGAACCCGACGGCGTCGCCACGACGGACGCCGACGCGGACGCCGACGTCGTGACCTTCCTCCAGGTGAGCGACCTCCACTGCAACATCGGCATGGCGCCCGTCATCCGTCGCGCGGCGCAGCTCGCGGGCGCCTCGGCGATCCTCGACACGGGCGACACCACGATCAACGGCACCGCGGTCGAGCGGGTGTGCGTCGAGGCGTTCGTCGACGCCGCGCCGTCAGGCACCGAGTACGTCGTCGCGACGGGCAACCACGACTCCGCGCAGACCGCCGACCAGGCGCACGACGCAGGGGCGACGGTCCTGCGCGGCGACGTCGTGCGCGTCGCCGGCGTCCGAATCCTCGGCGACAAGGACGCGCGCGAGACCCGCATCGGCGTCGGGACCGTCCAGGTCGGCGAGGAGGACCCGGGTGCCCAGGCCGAACGGCTCGCCCGCGACGCGTGCGCCGAGCGGCCCGACCTCCTCATGATCCACACGCCGTACGTCGGCGCCCCGGCGCTCGCGACCGGGTGCACGCCGCTGCAGATCTCCGGCCACCGCCACACGCGCACCGGGCCCGTGCGGTCCGGCCTCGGCGTGCTCTACGTCTCGGGGACGACCGCGGGAGCCGCTGAGGGCAGGCTGACGATCGGCCCGCTCGGTGGTGTTGCGCAGATGACCCTGTGGCGCTTCGACCGCACGAGCCGGACGTGGCTCGACTCCCGCCTCATCTCGATCACGCCGTCGGGCGCCGTCGAGGTCGGCGCCGCGATCCGCGTGCCGCGGCCGCTTCCCGCGGGGTCCCCCGTCGTGGACGACCCGTTCGGCGCCGCGACTTCGACGCCCGGCCTGCCGACGCCCGAGCTGCCGACGCCCGACGGGCCGTTCGACGGCGACGTGCTCCCGACGGGGACCCCGTCACTCGACCCTTCCGTCGACCCGACCGCCGAACCTTCGACAGACTCGTCCACCGACCCGACCCTCGGGTCGACGCCAGGCGCCACGCCGACGCCGTCCGCGGAACCGACAGAGGAGCTCCCATGA
- the mqo gene encoding malate dehydrogenase (quinone), with translation MLRSRTQVPVILPTLEDVDRTKKNNVDVVLVGGGIMSATLGTLISLLEPTWKIEIFERLDGVALESSNPWNNAGTGHAALCELNYTPERPDGSIDTSKAVKINEQFQISREFWHHLTTAGMLPEQSTYMSLTPHMTFVRGEANVDYLRRRHAALSAHPLFSDLEFTDDPAVIAQWAPLLVKERAGDEPIAATRATSGTDVDFGSLTRSMLRHLVDHGATLAAQHEVKNLRRRKDGTWDVKVRDTSWNAKDPVRTVNARFVFVGAGGGALPLLQRSGIPEIKGYGGFPISGQFLRTTNPEIVAQHNAKVYGKADVGAPPMSVPHLDTRVVDGETSVMFGPYAGFSSKYLKKGSFLDLFASIRPGNIVTMAGAGLDNMDLTAYLVSEVTKSFDAKFRSLRQFMPTARPEDWELITAGQRVQVMKRDPKKGGRLEFGTDVVTGADGTIAGLLGASPGASTAAWAMVDVLERCFPEHLAAWRPRLAAIAPSLATDDWDTPAERESLTALSELDEVGATEA, from the coding sequence ATGCTGAGATCCAGGACCCAGGTCCCAGTCATCCTACCTACACTCGAAGACGTGGACCGGACGAAGAAGAACAACGTGGACGTCGTCCTCGTCGGCGGCGGCATCATGAGCGCGACCCTCGGGACGCTCATCTCCCTGCTCGAGCCGACGTGGAAGATCGAGATCTTCGAGCGCCTCGACGGCGTCGCGCTCGAGTCCTCCAACCCGTGGAACAACGCGGGCACGGGGCACGCGGCGCTGTGCGAGCTCAACTACACGCCCGAGCGCCCGGACGGCTCGATCGACACGTCGAAGGCCGTGAAGATCAACGAGCAGTTCCAGATCTCGCGCGAGTTCTGGCACCACCTCACGACGGCGGGCATGCTCCCCGAGCAGTCGACGTACATGAGCCTCACCCCGCACATGACGTTCGTGCGCGGCGAGGCCAACGTCGACTACCTCCGCCGGCGCCACGCCGCGCTCAGCGCGCACCCCCTCTTCTCCGACCTCGAGTTCACGGACGACCCGGCGGTCATCGCGCAGTGGGCGCCGCTCCTCGTCAAGGAGCGCGCCGGCGACGAGCCGATCGCCGCGACGCGCGCGACGTCGGGCACCGACGTCGACTTCGGCTCCCTCACGCGCTCGATGCTCCGCCACCTCGTCGACCACGGCGCCACGCTCGCGGCGCAGCACGAGGTGAAGAACCTTCGCCGCCGCAAGGACGGCACGTGGGACGTCAAGGTCCGCGACACCTCGTGGAACGCGAAGGACCCGGTCCGCACGGTCAACGCACGCTTCGTCTTCGTCGGCGCAGGCGGCGGCGCCCTGCCCCTCCTGCAGCGCTCCGGCATCCCGGAGATCAAGGGCTACGGCGGCTTCCCCATCTCGGGTCAGTTCCTCCGCACGACGAACCCCGAGATCGTCGCGCAGCACAACGCCAAGGTCTACGGCAAGGCCGACGTCGGCGCCCCGCCCATGTCTGTCCCCCACCTCGACACGCGTGTCGTCGACGGCGAGACCTCGGTGATGTTCGGCCCGTACGCAGGCTTCTCGTCGAAGTACCTCAAGAAGGGTTCGTTCCTCGACCTCTTCGCGTCGATCCGCCCGGGCAACATCGTGACGATGGCCGGCGCCGGCCTCGACAACATGGACCTCACCGCCTACCTCGTCTCCGAGGTGACGAAGTCCTTCGACGCGAAGTTCCGTTCGCTGCGACAGTTCATGCCGACCGCGCGCCCCGAGGACTGGGAGCTCATCACCGCGGGCCAGCGCGTCCAGGTGATGAAGCGCGACCCGAAGAAGGGCGGCCGCCTCGAGTTCGGGACGGACGTCGTCACGGGCGCCGACGGCACGATCGCGGGCCTTCTCGGAGCCTCGCCCGGTGCGTCGACCGCCGCGTGGGCGATGGTCGACGTGCTCGAGCGCTGCTTCCCCGAGCACCTCGCCGCGTGGCGCCCGCGCCTCGCCGCGATCGCGCCGTCCCTCGCGACGGACGACTGGGACACCCCGGCCGAGCGCGAGAGCCTCACGGCGCTCTCCGAGCTCGACGAGGTCGGTGCGACCGAGGCCTGA
- the rnhA gene encoding ribonuclease HI, producing MWTDGACKGNPGVGGWGVLMRSGGHERELWGGEAATTNNRMELLAAVEGLKALNRRCAVTLHVDSTYVMKGMTTWIHGWRRNGWRTADKKPVKNAELWQLLEAQVARHDVRWAWVKGHAGDPGNEKADELANRGVDDVRAGRA from the coding sequence ATGTGGACCGACGGCGCGTGCAAGGGCAACCCCGGCGTCGGCGGCTGGGGCGTCCTCATGCGTTCGGGCGGGCACGAGCGTGAGCTGTGGGGCGGTGAGGCGGCGACGACGAACAACCGCATGGAGCTGCTCGCCGCCGTCGAGGGGCTCAAGGCGCTCAACCGCCGGTGCGCGGTGACGCTCCACGTCGACTCGACGTACGTCATGAAGGGCATGACGACGTGGATCCACGGGTGGCGTCGCAACGGCTGGCGCACCGCGGACAAGAAGCCCGTGAAGAACGCCGAGCTCTGGCAGCTGCTCGAGGCGCAGGTCGCACGGCACGACGTCCGCTGGGCGTGGGTCAAGGGTCACGCGGGCGACCCGGGCAACGAGAAGGCTGACGAGCTCGCCAACCGGGGCGTCGACGACGTGCGCGCCGGGCGGGCCTGA
- a CDS encoding Ig-like domain repeat protein: MCALALVLGGAPAATAAPIAGGETVGSKTASVPDAIVEGELIVTLGSGRDASGRPVETRSFGVRTASGAYVPLTEASVSRTRGAATAGDTVRVEIDAPRELATSALRAASSDRVAQLLSRSGAVDASAVTVLASTTPSATTKAAHVAHVVTVADRETTGNYSQARAKAVVENGGKYWVRESGGVVKSLAVASLRTMPWDNVCDFIAEAEDAGSGEAYEEIWAEAQNLVGKGAVASKARSHLVVMLPEGCASSEGGPLGWTGLAMVGKNFASGGAIFLIADDQHTAAHEMGHNFGLGHSNLDAGDDAFEYFGAHSVMGASVGDVDGKVYAPPALDPAFREYLGILPASAVTGGQYGKDTTIKAVTSGGVITEKWALTPQNDVFIEYRNGLGVDKNAFYAVSGPSYQFDLGPGVRMSTVVSDANGIPTLYTLGGETGNGGYWATVRQGEDVTFNGGRKLTVSRTTATAARFRITGFARGKTTTKLAIAKMTYGTRAAVRATVSGSYNRHGTVSFYVGTRRVATVRVGAGGIARALLPANVRPGQQTIKAVYSGDATLGGSSVARKVTVSKTKVGLKVDKASTVKAGRTATFTVRVTGRSTASPLGTVYAKVGSKTVSAKAKVVRKGSAWVAVVKTSKLPRGKVYLVHVPARASSPYYLSTTIFSGRTAR, translated from the coding sequence GTGTGCGCCCTTGCCCTCGTCCTCGGGGGAGCGCCCGCCGCGACCGCCGCGCCGATCGCCGGCGGCGAGACCGTCGGCAGCAAGACCGCGAGCGTGCCCGACGCGATCGTCGAGGGCGAGCTCATCGTGACGCTCGGCTCCGGCCGCGACGCGTCCGGCCGCCCCGTCGAGACCCGGTCCTTCGGGGTCCGCACCGCGTCGGGCGCGTACGTCCCGCTCACCGAGGCCTCCGTGAGCCGCACGCGCGGTGCCGCGACCGCCGGCGACACCGTCCGTGTGGAGATCGACGCACCGCGTGAGCTCGCGACCTCCGCGCTGCGCGCCGCGTCCTCCGACCGTGTGGCCCAGCTCCTCTCCCGCTCGGGGGCCGTCGACGCGAGCGCGGTCACGGTGCTCGCCTCGACCACGCCGAGCGCGACGACCAAGGCGGCTCACGTCGCCCACGTCGTCACTGTCGCCGACCGAGAGACGACGGGCAACTACTCGCAGGCTCGCGCGAAGGCGGTCGTCGAGAACGGCGGCAAGTACTGGGTGCGCGAGAGCGGGGGCGTCGTGAAGTCTCTCGCGGTCGCGTCGCTGCGGACGATGCCGTGGGACAACGTCTGCGACTTCATCGCCGAGGCCGAGGACGCTGGCTCCGGCGAGGCCTACGAGGAGATCTGGGCGGAGGCCCAGAACCTCGTCGGCAAGGGAGCCGTCGCGAGCAAGGCACGCAGCCACCTCGTCGTCATGCTGCCGGAGGGCTGCGCGAGCTCCGAGGGCGGTCCCCTCGGCTGGACGGGCCTTGCGATGGTCGGCAAGAACTTCGCCTCGGGTGGTGCGATCTTCCTCATCGCCGACGACCAGCACACCGCCGCCCACGAGATGGGCCACAACTTCGGCCTGGGCCACTCGAACCTCGACGCCGGCGACGACGCCTTCGAGTACTTCGGCGCGCACTCGGTCATGGGCGCGTCGGTCGGCGACGTCGACGGCAAGGTCTACGCGCCGCCGGCGCTCGACCCTGCCTTCCGCGAGTACCTCGGCATCCTGCCGGCGTCCGCCGTCACGGGCGGCCAGTACGGCAAGGACACGACGATCAAGGCTGTGACCTCGGGCGGCGTCATCACCGAGAAGTGGGCGCTCACGCCCCAGAACGACGTCTTCATCGAGTACCGCAACGGCCTGGGCGTCGACAAGAACGCGTTCTACGCAGTGTCCGGCCCGTCCTACCAGTTCGACCTCGGCCCTGGTGTTCGCATGTCGACCGTCGTCAGCGACGCCAATGGCATCCCGACGCTCTACACGCTGGGCGGCGAGACCGGGAACGGCGGCTACTGGGCGACCGTCCGCCAGGGTGAGGACGTCACGTTCAACGGCGGTCGCAAGCTCACCGTCTCGCGGACGACGGCGACGGCCGCGCGCTTCCGCATCACGGGCTTCGCGCGTGGCAAGACGACGACGAAGCTCGCGATCGCGAAGATGACCTACGGCACGCGCGCCGCGGTGCGGGCGACCGTGTCGGGTAGCTACAACCGCCACGGCACTGTCTCGTTCTATGTCGGCACGCGCCGCGTCGCGACCGTGCGCGTCGGGGCGGGCGGCATCGCGCGCGCTCTCCTCCCCGCGAACGTCCGGCCTGGACAGCAGACCATCAAGGCGGTGTACTCCGGTGACGCGACGCTCGGCGGATCCAGCGTCGCGCGCAAGGTCACGGTCTCCAAGACCAAGGTCGGGCTCAAGGTCGACAAGGCGTCGACCGTCAAGGCCGGCCGGACGGCGACGTTCACCGTCCGGGTCACCGGGCGCAGCACCGCGTCGCCGCTCGGCACGGTGTACGCAAAGGTCGGCTCGAAGACCGTGTCCGCCAAGGCCAAGGTCGTCCGCAAGGGCTCGGCCTGGGTCGCGGTGGTGAAGACCTCGAAGCTGCCCCGCGGCAAGGTCTACCTGGTCCATGTCCCGGCGCGGGCATCGAGCCCGTACTACCTGAGCACGACGATCTTCTCGGGTCGCACCGCACGCTGA